Proteins encoded together in one Astyanax mexicanus isolate ESR-SI-001 chromosome 10, AstMex3_surface, whole genome shotgun sequence window:
- the LOC125804738 gene encoding uncharacterized protein LOC125804738, whose product MASAQVYTCLECGMYSLDPLSTDTGNNSGICTKCEIVSSLVDKVNKLELHVRGLIRDRQQDSLLAAPGVSGRVSTPSTPALEPSQRGEWVTSRRHSRKAKANATAKATASPPKHHAPPVHVSNRFAPLSEAPTEEPVKGTLVIGDSIVRHVKLATPLGAPAATVTCLPGARAPDISGNLRLGNRRYSRVVIHVGANDIRLRQSEVTKANIKEVIKQAQTLSEEVICSGPIPMRRGDEAYSRLSSLNRWMSKWCAENHVGFIDNWLHFEGKPGLLGRDGVHPTREGAALLSCSIAHSLLVSRQRSIRSC is encoded by the coding sequence atggcttctgctcaggtttacacctgtttagagtgtggcatgtatagcttagatcccttatccaccgatactggtaacaatagtggtatttgtactaagtgtgagatagttagctccttggtggataaggtgaataagttagagctgcacgtccggggtttaataagggatagacagcaggattcactgttagcagccccgggtgtctcagggagagttagtaccccctcgactccggccttagagccctcacagcggggcgaatgggtaacgtctcggcggcatagtcgaaaggctaaggctaatgctaccgcaaaggccacagccagcccacctaaacaccacgctcccccagttcacgtgtcaaacaggtttgccccgctcagtgaagcaccaactgaggagcctgttaaaggtactctggtgataggagactctatcgtccgacacgtgaaattagctactcctttaggggcaccagcggcaacagttacttgtttaccgggagccagagcaccggacattagtggcaaccttaggttagggaataggagatattcgagggtagtaattcatgtaggggccaatgatattcgtctgcggcagtctgaagtaactaaggctaatattaaagaggtgattaaacaggcccagacgctgtccgaggaggtaatctgctctggccccatcccaatgaggcgtggtgatgaagcttacagcaggctttcttcgctgaaccgctggatgtccaagtggtgtgcagaaaatcatgtgggctttatagataactggctacactttgagggcaagcctggtcttttaggtagggatggtgtccaccccacgcgggagggtgctgccttactttcatgcagcatagctcatagtcttttagttagtcggcagcgtagtattagaagctgctga